From Campylobacter upsaliensis, the proteins below share one genomic window:
- a CDS encoding YfhL family 4Fe-4S dicluster ferredoxin, which yields MSLLITKDCVCCDACREECPDDAICENSPIYVIDPDLCSECVNDFSEPACIVACPYECIIPDPDNSETIEELRLKSRHREN from the coding sequence ATGTCTCTTTTAATCACAAAAGATTGTGTTTGTTGCGATGCTTGTAGGGAAGAATGTCCTGATGATGCTATTTGTGAAAATAGCCCCATTTATGTTATTGATCCCGATCTTTGTTCTGAGTGCGTGAATGATTTTTCCGAACCTGCTTGTATAGTCGCCTGCCCTTATGAGTGCATTATACCAGACCCTGACAATAGTGAAACCATAGAAGAACTTCGTCTTAAAAGTCGTCATAGAGAAAATTAA